A window of the Pungitius pungitius chromosome 3, fPunPun2.1, whole genome shotgun sequence genome harbors these coding sequences:
- the zbtb16b gene encoding zinc finger and BTB domain-containing protein 16-A, giving the protein MGVLQLHNPTHPGTLLQRANQMRLTGTLCDVIITVDGQEFPAHRTVLACTSKMFEILFHRSSLRYALDFLSPKTFQQILEYAYTASLQATAEDLDDLLYAAEILEIEYLEEQCLKVLETIQAEESEEVAAKTPGSGDHSDHSRARHWRHMLMSKKHTIQDGHNRVTPTALHHLALYHMTEGSSPGPEPKAAPDLSPKLDTEEDMESSQQPPRDRSELPQASILDPGRSIKSESMQVDDADGCEGRSSSAGEGRCTSEHPRDEGPGTPLRGSVITSARELHIGPEDGGQVAGSPLDCFPGISEKHLASMYSVPSNHTGEGMLPVSVSAAPSLGVPLDPRAYSGLLHQGLLHRELLSRLGQFAAGMRHEGQAPGQQCCGECGLQLHSRQAMEQHRRLHNEEKGHGCEYCGKHFQDSMRLRMHMLSHTAPAEALVCDQCGATFSSEDALEAHRQTHTGTDMAVFCLLCAKRFQTQKALQQHMEVHAGMHSYICSHCERPFPSHTTLKRHLRSHTGDHPFECEFCGSCFRDDGTLRGHKRIHTGEKPYECNGCGKRFSLKHQLETHYRVHTGEKPFECKLCHQRSRDYSAMIKHLRTHNGASPYQCTVCQDFCPSLASMQKHIKGHKPEDVPADWRIEKTYLYVCYV; this is encoded by the exons ATGGGTGTGCTCCAGCTCCACAACCCCACCCACCCCGGCACGCTTCTGCAGCGCGCCAATCAGATGCGTCTGACCGGCACcttgtgtgatgtcatcatcacgGTGGACGGCCAGGAGTTCCCGGCGCACCGCACCGTCCTGGCCTGCACGAGCAAAATGTTTGAGATATTGTTCCACCGCAGCAGCTTACGCTACGCCCTGGACTTCCTGTCCCCCAAGACCTTCCAGCAGATCCTGGAGTACGCCTACACCGCCTCGCTCCAGGCCACGGCCGAGGACCTGGATGACCTGTTGTACGCCGCCGAGATCCTGGAGATCGAGTACCTGGAGGAGCAGTGCCTGAAGGTGCTGGAGACCATCCAggcggaggagagcgaggaggtgGCGGCGAAGACTCCCGGCTCGGGGGACCACAGCGACCACAGCAGGGCGAGGCACTGGCGGCACATGTTGATGTCCAAGAAGCATACCATACAGGACGGACACAACCGCGTCACCCCCACCGCTCTCCACCACCTGGCGCTCTACCACATGACGGAGGGGAGCTCCCCTGGCCCGGAGCCCAAGGCGGCTCCTGATCTGAGCCCCAAGTTGGACACGGAGGAAGACATGGAAAGCTCCCAGCAGCCTCCGCGTGACCGCTCAGAGCTACCCCAAGCCTCAATCCTGGATCCCGGCAGAAGCATCAAATCAGAGAGCATGCAGGTGGACGACGCCGACGGCTGCGAGGGCCGCTCCTCCAGCGCCGGAGAGGGAAGATGCACGTCAGAGCATCCCAGGGACGAGGGCCCGGGAACGCCGCTGAGAGGCAGCGTCATCACCAGCGCTCGGGAGCTGCACATAGGCCCGGAAGACGGAGGCCAAGTGGCGGGGAGCCCCCTCGACTGTTTCCCCGGGATCTCCGAGAAACATCTGGCCTCCATGTACTCCGTGCCCTCCAACCACACGGGGGAGGGGATGCTGCCGGTGTCTGTTTCGGCGGCCCCGTCCCTGGGCGTGCCGCTGGACCCGAGGGCCTACAGCGGCCTCCTGCACCAAGGCCTGCTGCACCGGGAGCTCCTCAGCAGGCTGGGCCAGTTCGCGGCGGGGATGAGGCACGAGGGCCAGGCCCCAGGCCAGCAGTGCTGTGGCGAGTGTGGCCTTCAGCTGCACAGCAGGCAGGCCATGGAGCAGCACAG GAGGCTGCACAACGAGGAGAAAGGCCACGGCTGTGAATACTGTGGCAAACACTTCCAGGACAGCATGCGGCTAAGGATGCACATGCTGTCTCACACAG CTCCTGCAGAGGCGCTGGTGTGTGATCAGTGCGGAGCGACGTTCTCCTCAGAGGACGCTCTGGAAGCCCACAGGCAAACGCACACAG ggACTGACATGGCGGTGTTCTGTCTGCTGTGTGCGAAGCGCTTCCAGACCCAGAAGGCCCTGCAGCAGCACATGGAGGTCCACGCAGGCATGCACAGCTACATCTGCAGCCACTGCGAGCGCCCCTTCCCCAGCCACACGACCCTCAAAAGACACTTGCGCTCGCACACGG GCGATCACCCGTTCGAGTGCGAGTTCTGCGGGAGCTGTTTCAGAGACGACGGCACGCTGAGGGGCCACAAGCGCATCCACACAGGGGAGAAGCCTTATGAGTGCAACGGCTGCGGGAAGAGGTTCAGCCTCAAACACCAGCTAGAAACACACTACCGTGTACATACGG GCGAGAAGCCGTTCGAGTGTAAGCTGTGTCACCAACGTTCCAGAGACTACTCGGCGATGATCAAGCACCTGCGCACGCACAACGGGGCGTCTCCGTACCAGTGCACCGTCTGCCAGGACTTCTGCCCCAGCCTGGCCTCCATGCAGAAGCACATAAAGGGCCACAAGCCGGAGGACGTGCCGGCGGACTGGAGGATAGAAAAGACTTACCTGTACGTCTGTTACGTCTGA